In Helianthus annuus cultivar XRQ/B chromosome 3, HanXRQr2.0-SUNRISE, whole genome shotgun sequence, a single window of DNA contains:
- the LOC110932175 gene encoding uncharacterized protein LOC110932175: protein MSSVSRGIPTRCDNWGNGQNKGNILTRALKEYNAMKGSFTYLRCWEILRGSPKWSNVPTMTSSGRHDDEDLELERPPGRRSDKNKGKKEFSSSSNPEILKQDFEEMNRRLQDIRDLGHRRLQTMEERNSENKKFVALQESRQMENHIEFLSKPIDHLTDDAMILSQMRRQQIRQKYGL, encoded by the exons ATGTCATCAGTTTCAAGAGGTATTCCAACGCGTTGTGACAACTGGGGAAACGGTCAAAACAAAGGAAATATTTTAACAAGAGCATTGAAAGAATACAATGCTATGAAAGGCAGTTTCACGTATTTGAGATGTTGGGAGATTTTACGAGGAAGTCCCAAATGGTCAAACGTACCGACGATGACGTCTAGCGGTAGAC ACGACGACGAGGATTTGGAGTTGGAACGACCGCCAGGTAGAAGAAGTGACAAAAATAAGGGAAAAAAAGAATTTTCCTCTTCATCTAATCCCGAAATATTGAAGCAAGATTTCGAAGAGATGAATCGGCGCCTTCAGGACATTCGAGATCTCGGTCATAGGCGTTTACAAACTATGGAGGAAAGAAACTCCGAAAACAAAAAGTTTGTCGCGCTACAAGAATCGAGACAAATGGAAAACCATATCGAATTTTTGTCTAAACCCATCGACCATCTCACCGACGACGCGATGATCCTATCCCAAATGCGTCGGCAACAAATCCGTCAAAAATACGGACTCTAG